A window from Listeria seeligeri serovar 1/2b str. SLCC3954 encodes these proteins:
- a CDS encoding antibiotic biosynthesis monooxygenase family protein: protein MKKIFITTGTEHYLRQLMANYTGENVTLLQNYSQSLLYQESSGEKLFQEGAEYRVLQSSGSLKGYGIVVFEYIQLRDEEIPIFLQMYQRASLHFADTNGLQSTKLTKSMNTNKFLIISFWDSEIFFHEWKKTPLHKEIMNIMKKNNTQVGFSHEDIYHYPEFSHDAK, encoded by the coding sequence ATGAAAAAAATATTTATTACAACAGGCACCGAACATTATCTTCGCCAACTTATGGCTAATTACACAGGCGAAAATGTCACTCTTCTTCAAAATTATTCTCAATCACTTTTATATCAAGAATCTTCTGGAGAAAAGCTTTTCCAAGAGGGCGCAGAATACCGGGTACTTCAAAGCAGCGGATCACTAAAAGGATACGGAATAGTTGTTTTTGAATACATCCAACTTCGCGATGAAGAAATACCTATTTTCTTACAAATGTACCAACGTGCTAGTCTTCACTTTGCGGATACAAACGGCTTACAAAGTACCAAATTAACAAAATCTATGAATACGAATAAATTTTTAATTATCTCTTTTTGGGATTCAGAAATTTTCTTTCACGAATGGAAAAAAACACCTTTACACAAAGAAATCATGAATATTATGAAGAAAAACAATACTCAAGTTGGATTTTCGCATGAAGATATCTACCATTACCCTGAATTCTCACATGATGCTAAATAG
- a CDS encoding ABC transporter permease, producing the protein MKMIFDSKALWKERFSAYTTEVMRYLRYMFNDHLLFVLVIGLGAGIFYYAGWVKTLEPTFPAIPLMVILLTASIAISPVATLLKKPDIVYLIVQEKAMDAYFSKAKIASFFMQLYVFVIVLGVCMPMYVEVTGLPYSRFFTLFIILALLKAWNIYFGWESMKLEDADTTWMFIRVILNAILIYIALIASPFLSIPITVLVLFASYYWMTKNVAKVTLRWEYLVDKEEARMNRFYRLVNLFTDVPHLRGTVRRRSYLDFLYRPIPYAKRKTFAYLFSRTFVRTNEYMGLYVRLTVIAVILLVFVQGFYLNIIFSLLFLYLTGFQFIPMLKHYDAQIMLRLYPIDDGYRHRSFIHFLRILLLAQALLFSIIGIAQNGTIGGMIILAINLAFVVIFTFLYAPVRMKKMYE; encoded by the coding sequence ATGAAGATGATATTTGACAGCAAAGCGCTTTGGAAGGAACGTTTTAGTGCCTATACGACAGAAGTAATGCGCTACCTTCGTTATATGTTTAACGACCATTTGCTTTTTGTGCTTGTTATTGGCTTAGGAGCCGGAATTTTCTACTATGCCGGCTGGGTGAAGACGTTAGAGCCAACTTTTCCAGCCATTCCACTTATGGTAATTTTACTTACAGCTTCCATTGCAATAAGCCCGGTCGCAACACTTCTTAAAAAACCAGATATTGTTTACTTAATTGTGCAAGAAAAAGCGATGGATGCTTATTTTTCTAAGGCCAAAATTGCTAGTTTCTTTATGCAACTTTACGTGTTTGTGATTGTCCTTGGAGTTTGTATGCCAATGTATGTGGAAGTAACAGGACTTCCGTATAGTCGCTTTTTTACATTATTTATTATCCTTGCGTTACTAAAAGCTTGGAACATATATTTTGGTTGGGAAAGCATGAAATTAGAAGATGCGGATACGACTTGGATGTTTATTCGAGTTATTTTAAATGCTATTTTAATTTATATTGCCCTAATTGCTTCCCCGTTTCTTTCAATTCCGATTACGGTGCTTGTGCTGTTTGCAAGCTATTACTGGATGACAAAGAATGTGGCAAAAGTGACACTTAGATGGGAATACTTAGTCGATAAAGAAGAGGCAAGAATGAATCGTTTTTATCGGTTAGTGAATCTTTTTACCGATGTGCCTCATTTACGTGGAACAGTTCGCAGACGCAGTTATCTCGATTTCCTATATCGACCAATCCCGTACGCAAAAAGAAAAACATTTGCTTATCTTTTTAGTCGGACTTTTGTTCGGACAAATGAATATATGGGGTTGTATGTTAGATTAACAGTCATTGCAGTCATCTTACTTGTTTTTGTACAAGGCTTTTACTTAAATATTATCTTTTCATTACTATTTCTATATTTGACTGGTTTCCAATTTATTCCAATGCTGAAACATTACGATGCACAAATTATGCTCCGACTTTATCCAATTGATGATGGATATCGTCACCGTAGTTTTATTCACTTTTTACGGATTTTACTACTTGCCCAAGCCTTACTATTTAGCATTATTGGAATTGCGCAGAACGGTACGATTGGCGGAATGATTATTTTAGCAATAAACTTGGCTTTCGTAGTTATTTTCACATTCCTTTATGCACCAGTTCGAATGAAAAAAATGTATGAATAA
- a CDS encoding ABC transporter ATP-binding protein has translation MSLLEVENLTGGYTKRPVLKDISFAIEEKQIVGLIGLNGAGKSTTIKHITGLMHPKKGTIKINGHQLVDDTETYRKQFSYIPETPVLYEELTLKEHLELTGMAYGLSQEELLERMTPLLKEFRLEKKLNWFPAHFSKGMKQKVMIMSAFLIEPKLYIIDEPFVGLDPLGIQSLLNWMDEMRAEGASILMSTHILATAEKYCDTFIIIHQGEIRAEGTLKDLQTNFNMPGASLDEIYIQLTKEEESDEDDI, from the coding sequence ATGTCTTTACTAGAAGTAGAAAACTTAACTGGCGGGTATACAAAGCGTCCGGTCTTAAAAGATATTTCATTTGCAATTGAAGAAAAACAAATTGTTGGACTAATTGGCCTAAACGGGGCGGGTAAAAGTACAACGATTAAACATATAACTGGTTTAATGCATCCAAAAAAAGGAACGATTAAAATTAACGGACACCAGTTAGTGGATGATACTGAAACTTATCGAAAGCAATTTTCTTATATTCCAGAAACACCTGTTTTATACGAAGAATTAACATTGAAAGAGCATTTAGAATTAACAGGGATGGCTTACGGTCTGTCCCAAGAAGAGTTGCTAGAAAGAATGACTCCACTTTTAAAAGAATTTAGATTGGAGAAAAAACTTAATTGGTTCCCAGCACATTTTTCTAAAGGTATGAAACAAAAAGTAATGATTATGTCGGCTTTTTTAATTGAGCCTAAACTCTATATTATTGATGAACCTTTTGTTGGTCTTGATCCACTAGGTATCCAGTCTTTACTCAATTGGATGGATGAGATGCGGGCGGAAGGTGCGAGTATTTTGATGTCGACCCATATTTTGGCAACTGCTGAAAAATATTGCGATACGTTTATTATCATTCATCAAGGAGAAATTCGAGCGGAAGGAACATTGAAAGATTTACAAACGAATTTCAATATGCCTGGTGCTTCCCTTGATGAGATTTACATTCAGTTGACCAAGGAAGAGGAATCTGATGAAGATGATATTTGA
- a CDS encoding YtxH domain-containing protein, with the protein MNKKSLIFGILAGGAIGAATSVLFAPKSGNELRKDIVAKSGEASVILKELAYNANELIQSVQVLGTEGSTLLKDVSSDIMESVSKWNEDMEPEKKRLKDEIKDMQKTISDLEKTLKKDNK; encoded by the coding sequence ATGAATAAAAAATCACTTATTTTTGGTATTCTAGCTGGTGGGGCAATTGGAGCCGCAACCTCGGTATTATTTGCTCCAAAATCCGGCAACGAACTTAGGAAAGACATTGTAGCTAAGTCAGGTGAGGCAAGTGTCATTTTAAAAGAATTAGCTTACAATGCAAATGAACTTATACAATCTGTTCAAGTTCTTGGCACAGAAGGATCCACTTTACTTAAAGATGTATCCTCTGACATCATGGAATCTGTTTCTAAATGGAATGAAGACATGGAGCCTGAGAAAAAGCGCTTAAAAGACGAAATTAAAGATATGCAAAAAACAATTTCCGACCTAGAAAAAACATTAAAAAAAGATAATAAATAA
- a CDS encoding DUF3267 domain-containing protein — MRCLKSINTERRDEFNRLFLKGILVWLAAVCICFLTQHLFYPEQLTNDYQLISLVGIILIYPIHTLLHIIGCFKYREGTVIQWRIHFFFLPCMKLKIKRIIPKWSYIFSLVLPFVVITTILVTLMFVTPIGHSAMFLILLSVHFGMSFADFTHIKKLWNMPNNCFVESAERGFSVLISD; from the coding sequence ATGCGCTGCTTAAAATCAATCAACACAGAGCGACGAGATGAATTTAATCGACTTTTTCTAAAAGGAATTCTTGTCTGGCTAGCTGCTGTATGTATTTGTTTTTTAACACAACATTTATTTTATCCTGAACAACTTACAAATGATTATCAGCTAATTAGTTTAGTTGGTATTATTCTAATTTACCCTATTCATACATTACTCCATATCATTGGATGTTTTAAATATCGCGAAGGAACCGTTATTCAGTGGCGAATTCATTTCTTTTTTCTTCCTTGTATGAAATTAAAAATCAAAAGAATTATCCCTAAATGGAGTTACATCTTCTCGCTTGTTCTTCCATTCGTAGTAATAACAACTATTTTGGTTACACTAATGTTTGTAACTCCTATTGGACATTCAGCTATGTTTTTAATTCTTTTATCTGTCCATTTTGGAATGAGTTTTGCTGACTTCACTCATATTAAAAAACTATGGAACATGCCTAACAACTGTTTTGTCGAAAGTGCAGAACGAGGTTTTTCAGTTTTAATTTCTGACTAA
- a CDS encoding peptidylprolyl isomerase, with the protein MKKKMILGLVMLMAMFSLAACGGGSDVVKTDAGDVTQDELYEAMKDKYGNEFVQQLTFEKILGDKYKVTDEQVDSEFKKYKSQYGDQFDAVLAQSGLTEETFKSQLKYNMLVQKATEANTDTSDKALKEYYKTWQPDITVSHILVADEAKAKEVEQKLKDGEKFADLAKEYSTDTATKDNGGKLAPFGPGKMDPAFEKAAYALKNKGDISDPVKTQYGYHIIQMDEPATKTTFDKDKKAVKESYLQSQLTTENMQKTLKKEYKDANVKVEDKDLKDAFKDYDGSAKTEESTDSAK; encoded by the coding sequence ATGAAGAAGAAAATGATTCTTGGACTTGTTATGTTAATGGCAATGTTCAGTCTAGCAGCATGTGGTGGCGGTAGCGATGTCGTTAAGACTGATGCTGGAGACGTAACGCAAGACGAGCTTTATGAGGCTATGAAAGATAAATACGGCAATGAGTTCGTACAACAACTTACATTCGAAAAAATCCTTGGTGACAAATACAAGGTTACAGATGAACAAGTAGATTCAGAATTCAAAAAGTATAAATCTCAATACGGCGACCAATTTGACGCTGTTTTAGCTCAAAGTGGCTTAACTGAAGAAACATTCAAAAGCCAACTTAAGTACAACATGTTAGTTCAAAAAGCAACTGAAGCAAACACAGATACTAGCGACAAAGCACTGAAAGAATACTACAAAACTTGGCAACCAGATATTACTGTTAGCCACATTCTTGTAGCTGACGAAGCAAAAGCTAAAGAAGTTGAACAAAAACTTAAAGACGGCGAAAAATTTGCTGATTTAGCAAAAGAATATTCTACAGATACCGCTACTAAAGATAATGGTGGTAAATTAGCTCCATTCGGTCCAGGAAAAATGGATCCAGCATTTGAAAAAGCAGCTTATGCCCTTAAAAACAAAGGTGACATCAGCGACCCTGTAAAAACTCAATATGGTTACCACATCATTCAAATGGACGAACCAGCTACTAAAACAACATTTGACAAAGACAAAAAAGCTGTAAAAGAATCTTATCTACAATCTCAATTAACTACTGAAAACATGCAAAAAACACTGAAAAAAGAATACAAAGATGCAAATGTAAAAGTAGAAGATAAAGACTTGAAAGATGCTTTTAAAGATTATGATGGTTCAGCTAAAACTGAAGAGTCCACTGATTCAGCTAAATAA
- the yhaM gene encoding 3'-5' exoribonuclease YhaM yields the protein MEKRLLDYEVGETVELFLLIKSSIKGTASNGKPFLSLVLQDKSGELEAKLWDVKESDEVSYGVQQIVHLAGDIQNYRGRKQLKIRQIRQATALDGVSASEFMETAPINKEDIADEITQYIFEMKNANLQRITRALLKKYQDDFYDYPAAMRHHHEFVSGLSFHVVSMLRLAKSVADLYPTVNRDLLYAGVILHDLGKVIELSGPVSTTYTLEGNLIGHISIVVEEVSKIAEELSIDGEEVVVLKHVLLSHHGKGEWGSPKPPLVREAEILHQIDLMDASLNMMDKVLKHTKPGEFSERVFGLDNRSFYNPTFE from the coding sequence ATGGAAAAAAGATTATTAGATTATGAAGTTGGAGAAACAGTTGAGTTATTTTTACTAATTAAATCTAGTATAAAAGGCACAGCGAGTAATGGGAAGCCATTTTTGAGCCTAGTCCTACAAGATAAATCGGGTGAATTAGAGGCGAAACTATGGGATGTCAAGGAAAGCGATGAAGTGAGTTACGGGGTACAACAAATCGTCCATCTTGCAGGTGATATTCAAAATTATCGGGGCAGAAAACAACTGAAAATCCGTCAAATAAGACAAGCCACAGCATTAGATGGTGTTAGCGCAAGTGAGTTTATGGAGACTGCACCAATAAACAAAGAAGACATAGCTGACGAAATCACCCAATACATTTTCGAAATGAAGAATGCGAACTTGCAAAGAATAACGAGAGCGCTACTTAAGAAATACCAAGATGATTTTTATGACTATCCAGCTGCGATGCGTCATCATCATGAGTTTGTCTCTGGCCTTAGTTTTCATGTAGTTTCGATGTTACGATTAGCAAAATCAGTTGCTGATCTATATCCAACTGTTAATAGAGACTTACTTTATGCAGGAGTTATTTTACATGATTTGGGAAAAGTGATTGAACTTTCAGGACCGGTTTCAACTACTTATACTCTTGAAGGGAACTTAATTGGGCATATTTCTATTGTTGTTGAAGAAGTAAGTAAAATTGCCGAGGAACTTTCGATTGACGGGGAAGAAGTAGTTGTTTTAAAACATGTCTTACTTTCTCATCATGGAAAAGGTGAATGGGGTAGTCCGAAGCCACCGCTAGTTCGTGAAGCAGAAATCTTACATCAAATCGACTTAATGGATGCTTCACTTAATATGATGGATAAAGTATTAAAACATACAAAACCAGGCGAATTTAGTGAACGAGTATTTGGACTAGATAATCGCTCGTTTTATAATCCTACTTTTGAATAA